In a genomic window of Vibrio marisflavi CECT 7928:
- a CDS encoding GNAT family N-acetyltransferase, which yields MALSIRGATLEDAKGISDLIVPLTKKYVCPTCDESVHNALITSMSEGNIVNYLSQNYQYVVAVDEKSEIIGVAGIRDSSHLFHLFVSDNYQGQGLSRKLWERIKSEALTNGNSGRFTVNSAINSESIYLSFGFIRTGEIRNRDGMIDIPMELETAC from the coding sequence ATGGCTTTAAGTATAAGAGGTGCCACCCTAGAGGATGCAAAAGGCATTAGTGATTTAATTGTTCCATTGACCAAGAAATATGTCTGCCCTACATGTGATGAATCTGTGCATAACGCTCTGATTACCTCAATGTCAGAGGGTAATATCGTTAACTACTTGTCCCAAAATTATCAATATGTTGTCGCAGTTGATGAAAAAAGTGAAATTATTGGTGTAGCTGGTATTCGTGATTCCTCGCATTTGTTCCATCTTTTTGTTAGCGACAACTATCAAGGGCAAGGCTTATCGCGCAAACTCTGGGAGCGAATTAAATCAGAAGCACTGACAAATGGTAATTCTGGACGATTTACAGTCAACTCCGCTATCAATTCTGAAAGTATATATTTGAGCTTTGGGTTTATTCGTACTGGCGAAATTCGTAATCGAGATGGCATGATCGATATTCCAATGGAGCTAGAAACAGCTTGTTAG
- a CDS encoding D-2-hydroxyacid dehydrogenase family protein codes for MKITVLDDYQDVVRTLDCFELLSHHEVSILNETLPESELVVKLKDTEVLVLIRERTVITESLLAQLPNLKVISQTGKVSNHIDVHLCEKYGVKVLEGRGSPVAPSELAWALIMAASRHIPTYSANLQSDKWQNSGVLGLGRTLKGLKLGIWGYGKIGQRIAQYAKAFDMSVVIWGSEQSRNFAHEHGFEAATSKESFFSSSDIVSLHLRLNEVTRACVTAPDLSLMKPDSLFVNISRSELVENSALYNELLAVPTKRAAVDVFDNEPAALDNEPLLSLPNVTATPHLGYVEQNSYELYFRIAFENILAFEQGKA; via the coding sequence GTGAAAATAACAGTTTTAGATGACTATCAGGATGTGGTTAGAACACTAGATTGTTTCGAACTACTATCGCACCACGAAGTGTCCATTTTGAACGAAACACTTCCTGAATCGGAGTTGGTAGTTAAGCTAAAAGATACAGAGGTTCTGGTTTTAATTCGAGAGCGCACAGTCATCACCGAGTCTCTACTAGCTCAGTTACCTAACCTTAAAGTTATCAGCCAAACAGGCAAAGTTAGTAACCATATTGATGTCCACTTATGTGAAAAGTATGGGGTAAAGGTGTTGGAAGGCCGCGGCTCTCCTGTTGCTCCTTCGGAATTAGCGTGGGCACTGATTATGGCGGCAAGTCGCCACATACCAACTTATTCAGCCAACCTCCAAAGCGATAAATGGCAAAACTCGGGTGTACTCGGTTTAGGTCGTACTCTAAAGGGCTTGAAGCTTGGTATTTGGGGCTACGGAAAAATTGGACAACGAATTGCTCAATATGCAAAAGCATTTGATATGTCAGTGGTTATCTGGGGGAGCGAGCAATCAAGAAACTTTGCACATGAGCACGGCTTTGAAGCTGCAACTTCAAAAGAGTCGTTTTTCTCTAGTTCGGACATTGTGTCACTTCACTTACGTTTGAATGAAGTAACTAGGGCATGTGTAACAGCCCCAGACTTAAGCTTAATGAAGCCCGATTCTCTATTTGTGAACATCAGTCGCTCAGAGCTTGTGGAAAACTCTGCGCTTTATAACGAACTGTTAGCAGTGCCAACTAAGCGCGCAGCCGTTGATGTATTTGACAATGAACCGGCAGCGCTTGATAACGAGCCTTTATTGTCACTGCCCAACGTCACGGCTACTCCACATTTAGGGTACGTAGAGCAAAATAGTTACGAGCTCTACTTCAGAATAGCATTTGAGAATATTTTAGCTTTCGAGCAGGGTAAGGCATAA
- a CDS encoding NUDIX hydrolase, whose product MTERIQNREVKVCPVVLRKTGTALELLLFEHPLANVLLVKGTLELTDCSIYSAALRELQEESGISKISSTMYLGSWESGFQNQQWHFVLCEIEQNLPNHWGFYTQDDGGHEFNFFWHKLGDETTFKCHKLFSDAIKQVEILLCNKVLYI is encoded by the coding sequence GTGACAGAAAGGATTCAAAATAGAGAAGTCAAAGTTTGCCCTGTCGTACTTCGAAAAACGGGTACAGCTCTTGAATTGCTGCTATTCGAACACCCTCTAGCTAATGTTCTGTTGGTTAAAGGGACATTAGAATTAACAGACTGCTCTATTTATAGTGCCGCACTTAGGGAACTGCAAGAGGAGTCGGGCATATCCAAAATTTCCAGTACCATGTATTTAGGTAGTTGGGAAAGCGGCTTTCAAAATCAACAATGGCATTTTGTCCTTTGCGAAATTGAGCAAAACTTGCCTAATCACTGGGGTTTCTATACGCAGGATGACGGAGGACATGAATTCAATTTTTTCTGGCATAAGTTAGGTGATGAAACGACATTTAAGTGTCATAAATTGTTCTCTGACGCCATTAAGCAAGTCGAAATTCTTTTATGTAACAAAGTATTATACATCTAG